In Bacillus sp. 2205SS5-2, the sequence AGCTTGTTATCAAATGGTTTTTTTCGTATCCATTGGGCTATTTCATCTAATTTTTGATTAAATCTTTTATTTCACTATTGAATTCCATTAAAAATAAACGAAAAGTGTTTACTCTCAATACATAATGAACAATCAGATTAGGATAATATGGTGATTAAGTTAAAGAGCTAACCAAACTGATGCGATCCACAATGGTTTGATTAGCTTTTTTGTTAGAATATAGGAATTTCCAAATAGCATTTTTAGGTTCATCGTGTTTAATATTGGGGTTTACGCACATAATATGCGTAATACATATTTCATTTTATAAGGGTGAATATTTTGACTACAGAAATTATTTTATGGGGAGTATTAATACTTCCATGGTTTACTTTGTTTCTATTACCTCAATCGGAAGTAAGGCGGTATATGCCCGTTGCCATTTTCGCATCAAATATTATGATCTTGTATAATATCTTCGCCTTTCATCAAAAGCATTGGACTATTAATATTTCAATCATTCCCGTGCTAAAACCATTATTTGTTTCGGGAGTTTTAGGTGGGTTTTTAATCGTCACTATATGGATTTTCCACTTTTCATATGGGAACTTAAAAAAGTATATTCTGGTGAATATTGTTGCTGATTTTTTATTTTCCGTATTTCCCTTTCATTATTGGTTTCAAAATATTTTAGGGGTGTACGATTTAGTGAATATATCAAAATGGGAGCGCTGGGTGTTGTTTGTGTTATTTTCCTTTGTTCTCTACCTTTTCCAAAAATGGTTGGAAGGAAACAAACTGAAAGATACCTGAGAGAAGGTTTGGATTAGTAAATAGAACTACCATCCAATCTTGGTAGTTCTATTCATAAGCAAAGGCTCATTCAGAATGATTGGTTATTTCAGTTACAAAGAAAAAACAACCAATAAGGTTTTTTGTGTTTTTTTTTAACTTTTTGTCTAAAATTGAAAAACTTTTCGTTTGGAAAAGAACACGACGTCATACCAGAAAAAAATTTATCCCTATGCGAATAAGTAGTTCAGTTTTTGTGAAGAAACATTAGAATTAGCATATTAATTTTAAGACCAAATCGCATAGTGATATGGTCTTTTATATTTGCTGATATAATGTTTATGCTGAAATAAGCATTAGCTATTCTAAGAACATTATATAATTTTTCTGAAACATACAAATCGGCAGATGGAAAGAAACTCACCCCTGCACAACGATTAGGTATTACAGATGAAGCATTTGAATTAAAAAATATTATCTATATGAGGTAGGTTCTTCTAAAATTTCCAGACGAACTTTTTCATTTTTTAAAGGAATATTGTGAATTTATGTTAAAATAAGCCAAAGACTTTTATAAAGGCTTTTTTTGCAAAGATTGTAGCTTTTCGAAATAGCTTTTATTCGTGATGAGGAATGACATCGGGTATCTTTTCGCATTTTTTTTAACTCGAAATGAGGATAGGTAAGAGTGGTTCCATCCGTTTTTCTTGCTAGAGCAACAATGTATGCGTAAAGAGTCTTAATAAATGAAGGAGAGACATGATGAAATTTGTTCTAGTATTTGGACCTCAAGCGGTTGGTAAAATGACAGTTGGACAAGAATTAGCAAAAATAACAGGTTTAAAACTCTTTCATAATCATATGACGATTGATTTGGTTAGTAATTTCTTTGACTACGGTACTAAAGAAGGAAAGAGATTAGTCGGTATGTTTCGTCAAGAGATATTTGAAGAAGTGTCAAAGAGCAGTTTGGGTGGAATGATTTTCACTTATGTGTGGGCATTTAATATGCAAGATGACTGGGATTATGTTAATCAAGTCTCTCAATTGTTCGAGTCCAGGGGAGGGACTGTTTACTTTGTGGAGCTTGAGGCTGATTTGGAAGAAAGACTTGAGCGAAATAAAAGTTCTAATAGACTTGAACATAAGCCATCAAAAAGGGATATTGAATGGTCTGAAGGTGATTTGAAAAAGTCGATGGAGCAATACAGATTGAATTCTTTTGAGGGTGAAATTAAATATTCAAACTATATCAAAGTAAACAATACAAACTTGAGTGCCGATGAGGTAGCCGAGATAATCAAAGAGAAATTCCAATTATAGTATAGAAAAAACGCTTGGATGCCCAAGCGTTTTTTGATGGTAAATTTACTGCTAATTTAGTTGTTATTCGATATAACTTTTGGACTATTGATTTGAATTTTCTCCACATTATCTGAACTACTTACTATGAGAAAACATCCCTATTAAAAGGCTGTTTATGCTGATTTGTTTCAATCTATATTCCTTTAAAAACGGATTCGAGACATTCATTTGTCTATTTTTGAACGACTTCCATTCCAAATATGAGAAGGCGATCAATAATTAAATCAATTTGCAACCATTCAGGATTAGAGATCATCATGTTATTTTATGTCCATCCCTAGTACTTACTTAGTTCATTTTTCATCTTTGACAGAGTTATCCCTTCAATTTACAATAAGGAATGCATAAATTTATGAAGAAGTCGAGGGTATGTATGAAAAAATGGTGGATGATAATAGGACAAATGGCTTTTCTGTCTGGATTATATGAATTTGGAGTGTTTCTTGTTCAACACTTTTCGCTTCCCATTCCTGGAAATGTATTAGGAATGGTTCTTTTGCTTTTGTTGTTAGCAGCAGGGGTTGTTAAAGTAGAATGGATTGAAGAAACTTGCACGCTATTGTTGAAGCATATGGCCTTCTTTTTTGTACCAATTTCCGTTGGGATCATGACCTTAGGTGGATTGATTAAACAAAGCGGTTCAATTTTACTGTTAATTTTACTTTTTAGTACTAGTATCGGTTTAATTGCTACGGGTGCTTCATCCCAATATGTTGCACGAAAAAAAGAGGAGGTTCGTCATGGCTAATTTACTCATGACGATATTTACTTTATGTCTCACAGTTTTGGCGTATTGGTTATCGATTGAATTAGCCAAAAAATATCGATATCCCTTTACGACACCGCTTTTTTTAAGCACGCTTATAATTATCGGCCTCTTTATGGTGATGGATATTTCATATCAAGATTACAGCACTGCGAACACACTTCTAACATACTTGTTAGGTCCTGCTACGGTCGCCTTGGCTCTCCCTATATACAAAAATAGAAAAATAATCATTACTTATTTTCGACCTGCTTTGGTCGGAATACTAGTGGGTAGTTTGGTCACAATTAGTTCGGCGATATTTTTAGCTCATATATTACATTTAGGAAATGAAATAGAGTTATCACTAAGCTTAAAATCTATCACGACGCCTGTAGCAGTTGAAGTTGCCGAAGTGATTGGGGCAAATATTTCATTATCAGCGGCCTTTGTTGTGGTAACCGGAATTCTTGGTGCAATGTTTGGGCCTTGGTTACTTACGAAAGCAAAAGTGATTCACCCTGTGTCACGTGGGCTAGCTCTTGGAGTGATTTCCCACGGAATAGGAACCTCAGAAGCGGTAAAAGAAGGACAGCTTGAAGGGGCGGTTGCTGGAAGTGCCATGGGAGTCACATCACTGTTACTTTCTTTAGTTTTGCCCATGTTATTATAAGGTTTTTTAATAAGTAAAATGTTTATTGTGAACAATTTTTCGAGTGCTTGTTCATTCATTGACAATGGATAGACTTATGGACGAAAACAGGAATTAATGTCCTATTTCGTAGTATATTGGTTGTGTTTATTACTATAAGTGAGGAGAAACCCGCCTACTTTAACACCGAAACTCACGAATAAGGAAATCTGTAGTATACTATGTACAGAAAATACTCTAGAAAAGGTTGATTAGATGATTGTACAAACAGAAGAACAATTAGAAAAGTTAAAGAAAATCGGTAAAATCGTTGCCACAATTCGAGATGAAATGAGATCAGAAACGAAACCAGGTATCACAACAAAAGCATTAGACGATATCGGTGGACGATTGTTTGAAGAATACGGAGCGATTTCAGGACCAAAAGGAGAATATGATTTTCCGGGGTATACATGTATTTCAGTAAATGAAGAAGTTGCTCATGGAATACCGAGTGATCGGGTGATAAAAGATGGCGATTTAGTTAATATTGACGTATCGGGATCCTTTGATGGCTATTTTGCTGATACAGGTATTTCGTTTGTCGTTGGTGAGAATGAGGATTTATCGAGGCTGTGTGAAGCAACTGAAAGAGTGTTTCAGCACGCTGTAAAAAAAGCGAAAGCTGGTTCAAAGAAAAATGGAATTGGAAAAGCCGTTTCAGCCGCAGCAAAAAAAGAGGGCTATACTGTCATTATGAATTTAACCGGCCACGGAATTGGAAAGTCCTTACACGAAGCACCGGATCATATTTTGAATTACTATGATGCATGGGATAATTCGCTCTTACAGGAAGGCCTAGTGATTGCTTTTGAACCGTTTGTTTCATCAGGTGCAGAAGAAATTATTGAGTCTGGTGATGGATGGACTCTTGTAACAGAAGACAAAAGTTATGTTGCCCAAATTGAACATACCATTGTGATCACAAAAGACGAACCGATTTTGTTAACGAAATAGAAAAAGCGAGAAGATCTTCAGAGATTTTCTCGCTTTTTTAATGAATAGAAACCTTCTATACATTTACCTCTACTGAACTTTTCATATACTGTGAGTATCTAAAAATAGTACATCATAGTTTACAATCACTCAATTAAAGGTAAAGACTAAGGAGGATACATAGTATCAAAAAGCGAGCTAGGAAGAATTAATTATCTAAGAAGGTTGAAAATCGCCTTTATTGAAAGGGGGGTACTCTTGGAACAATTAGCTGATTGGATTGAACATTATAATGTTTGGGACCTTGTTTTAAGTGTGAGCGTATTGGTAGTGATTTTTATCATTCGCATTGCATTACTATGGAGTTTACGAAAAGCTGGCATTCACCAAAAAGCACTAAAGAGTTTATTGAATTGGGTTACTTTTTACGCAATTTTATTGTTCTTCTTGTTTTATTATAGTGATTCCGCCTGGATTCAAAGTGAATGGATTAAATTTGGGAAGATTCACATTACTCCATCACTTATTATTATAGCCGTGTTAATTGTTTCGCTAGCTTATCGTTTGTCAAAGTTATTAACTGAAGCTCTTTTACCTTCTTTGTATAGCCGGTATTCGGTAAATAAAGGTTTGCAATATACGTTAAGTCGGATGGTTCATTATGTCATTATGGTGACTGCATTTTTAATGAGTTTATCGACTGTTGGGATTAATTTGAGCGCGTTGACCGTCTTTGCGGGGTTAATATCAGTTGGAATCGGGTTCGGATTGCAAAACATTGCATCGAATTTTATCTCGGGAATCATTCTCTTATTTGAGCGTCAGATTGAAGTAGGAGACAGAATTATTATTAATGATATCATCGGAGATGTTCAGCAAATAAAGATGAGAGCAACCATAGTGAAGACACTTACAAATGAGCATATCATCGTACCAAACTCCTATTTTTTAGAAGAACAAGTTGTCAATCGTTCGTATAGTGATTCACGATTGAAAATGGTGATACCTTTTGGCGTTGCTTATGGGACGGATGTGGAAGCATTACGCAAACTTCTCGAAGACCTTGTCCGAGAAGAATCCGAGAAGCGTGTGTCGGTATTGACCAAGCCGGCTCCATATGTCAATTTTATTGAATTTGGTGATTCGTCATTAAACTTTGAATTATTTGTATGGATCTCGAATCCGTATGATTATGTTATGTTGCGAAGTGAATTTTATTATAAAATTTATCATTTATTGAATGAGCATAATATTGAAATTCCATTTCCACAAAGAGATGTTAATATTAAAAATGGTTATAGTGAGCAAGAAAGCTCTTAGTACCCAACTAAGGGCCTTCTGTATTTTAGGTTCACTTTATATAGATTTTTGCAACTTAGTCATAGGTCCACTGCATTCTTCTTTTTTTCAGGTCATTCACATCAAAAACACCGCGAAAAAAGCCTTTATTAAAATGGTCTGAAAGAAGATAAAGGAGAAATGATAATAAGATTTTTACTTGCTCATGGGTGGGCAGGAAGATGGAGAAACAGTATTTGTCCTAATAATCACTATGATTGTTCTGCCTATGAAGTACTCGTTGTTCCCAGAGGTCTAGCAATTATTATGTTTGGCGAATTAAAGGAAAAATTGCTCGGGGTTACTAACGAGGAAGTGATGATGTTTCTGTCAGGATTGGGCTTCAATTGATTAAAGTGAGTGAAGCTTTTGAAATGATTAGTTCTTCTAAAAGGATAAAAATTGGACCAATATGTGAGGATAAGATCAATTCATCCGTGAACATTGCCAAGGTACTACTTCCGCTAGAAGATCCAATACTTGTGACAGGGGTGTTTTATTATAAGGCTGTTTTCGCAAAGATTGTGGCTTTTCGAATAAAAAGGAATCCCTTGACTTGTATGATTTCGTGCTCTTTTCCTAATGAAAAATTCTTCATTTCTAGATTAAAAAGAAGAAATCAATCGAAAAAACCCTACTGCCTGTTTTTTCTTTGTGTCAAGAGCAACAATGTATACGAAAAGAGCATATTATAAGAATGAAAAAAATAATGAAAAAGCAAAACGTTAGCTGCATGTGAAGGTCTCATTTCGAAGTCTCTCTGCTTAGAGTGGCAGATTAACTTCTTTCATATTCTACACTTAAATTAAAAGGTATTATTTATAATAATGAAAAATGAAACTGGGGGAATAGCTTTGAAAAAAATTGTGATCGCTCCTGACTCGTTTAAAGGGTCCTTGACAAGTTTTGAAGCAGTTGAGGCTATATCAAAAGGTATTCAAGACATTGAACCAAACGTAAAGCTTGTTAATTTCCCTATGTCAGACGGTGGAGAGGGCTTTTTACAGTGTTTACACTTATACGACAGGACATTTGTGCAGGTAGATGTCCCAGTGAAAAATTTATATGGGAAAAAGACAGTTAGTCCTATTCTATGGAATGAAGCACAAAAAATCGCTTGTATTGAGTCAGCAAGAATATTAGGTCTTAACTTAGTGAAAGAGGAAGATCGAGACCCTATGAACGCTTCATCTCAAGGTATTGGAGAACTTATTCTTCATTGCAAAGATTTGGGAGCAGAAAAAATCATAATAGCTTTAGGTGGGACAGGTACAATTGACGGTGGAATAGGCTGTTTAGCTGCGCTTGGAGTACAGTTTTTCGATGCATTAAACAACAAGCTCCCCCCCTTGCCTGCCTCTCTTGGCAAAATTGACTCTGTATCATTCAAATATGTGAAATCTGATCTACTTCGACTCAACCTTGTTTTAGCGGCGGACGTAACGGCTGTTCTACTTGGTTCAAATGGTGCTGTGAAGGGATATGGTCCTCAAAAGGGCTTGAAATCCGATGAAATTCCTCAATTAGAAGTGGGAATGAATCACTTTGCAAACCATCTCAATGCGGTGAGTGGCAAAGGTATTCATTTGATCGAGGGAACAGGAGCGGCTGGAGGTTTAGGCTACAGTCTTGCGGCTTGTTTTCAAGCAACATTTATTAGTGGAACATCTCTATTATTTAAGTATTCTCAAATATCTACGGCCATCAAAGAAGCAGATTTAGTGATTACTGGTGAAGGAACATTTGATGATCAAACTATTCAAGGAAAACTGCCTTGGAAAATCATTCAACTCTCCAATCAATTTAATGTACCCGTTTGGGTGTTTGCGGGAACAGTTGTCGAGGTAGATAGACCACAGGATGCACTTAAAAAAGCGAACGTCTATTCAATTCGAACGAAACACATGACAAAGCAAGAATCGATGTATCAGGCACCTGATTTATTAAGACAAAAAGTAGCTATCCAATTAAAGAAAAATCCAAGCTTAAGGGTTAATGGTTGGAAGGAGAATACTGAAGGATAGTTACTTATGAGATATAAATTATCAACTTTTCTAGACAAAGAAAATAAAAAGATGACAATTGAATTCCTCGACAATCTATACAGCAGCGGTGTAGGTGGTTATATGACTCCAGTGAATGTAATATCGAGGAAATTAAGGATTGGATCAGCAAGTTTATTAAAGGTTAGATGATTTTATCTTAGGTAAGGCTGTTCACGGATTGTTTATGACATTTCGTTTCAGTTCATTTTCTAAGATATAGCTTTACCTCAGGTAGCATTTCGTCTATTTTTGACGGGTATCAACGAATTAAGTGCACCGGTCATGATGGTTTCTCGGACGATTGGTGTATTACCATTAGTTTATGGAATTGATACAGCTCGCATTAAGTCTAAACACAAGATCAAGCAGCATTTCTAAAATTTGATTCGCTAATCATTGATTTATCTGAAGTTGCGATCATTGAAACAATGGTCACAAATGAGATATTTCAACTAACTGAATCACAAAAATGATTGGGTATTCATGCATCCTAATCGGAATGTGTCCAGAAATTGCATTTACTAGTATTCATTTGTACTTTTTTATCAAGCGATTTATTCAATTGAGCTACACTCAGAGAAGAGGGTTATAAATGATTAATGGAAAAATTTTCAAAAATACACCACATTATTAATATCTGAATATTTTAAATATATTTATTTTTTGTGTTGGATTTTATCGTAATTTGTCTAATAAATAATGATCGATAATTGCACTTGTAGCAAGGAGAATGCGCTTTCTTTATTTCAATAGAATGATTTTAGAAACATAGGTCAAAATAAGGTTGGAGAAGTAATAACAACGATTAATCCTTGTAAAAAGTATAAAAAATTTGGTATGGTAGGTATTGTGTCCTTTACATAGTGAGAGATAATTCTCAATGAATACTCAGATTCCCATGTGCATTAACACATCCCATTCCATCAACAATTGAATAATGAAAGGGGAAACATATGAAAAAGATAAGTAGCGTTTTTTGGATTACACTCGGAATTGTTGTAGCAGCCGTATTATTTGGCGTATTAGCTCCAACAGTTTTTGAGACGGCAACAAGCGAAATGCAGGGCTTCATCACACAAACATTTGGGTGGTATTATTTAATCTTAGTCTCAGTTTTTGTTATATTTTGTATATTTTTAATTTTTAGTCCGATTGGTACGATTCGACTTGGGAAACCGGATGATCGGCCTGAATTTTCTAACGCAACTTGGTTTGCGATGTTATTTAGTGCAGGTATGGGAATAGGACTAGTATTCTGGGGAGCGGCTGAGCCGATTTATCATTTTACTTCTCCACCAACAGCAGAGGCATTATCAGATAAAGCCTTAAAAGATGCAATGAGATATACCTTCTTTCATTGGGGGGTTCATGCGTGGGCCATCTATGCGATTGTCGCTCTCGCACTTGGCTACTTTAAATTCCGAAAGGGTGCACCAGGGTTAATTTCTTCTACGCTATCACCGCTCTTTGGAGATAAGGTCAAGGGACCTCTTGGAACAGTGATTGATGTTTTAGCTGTATTCGCAACGGTAGTAGGGGTTGCAACGACACTTGGTTTTGGTGCCAAGCAAATAAATGGTGGTTTATCTTATTTATTCGGTATTGAAATTAATTTTACGTACCAACTAATCATCATTGGGGTTGTTACCGTTCTATTTATGATTTCTGCTTGGTCTGGATTAGGTAAAGGAATTAAGTATTTAAGTAATACTAATTTAGTTCTTGCAGTTGTTTTATTACTGTTAATGTTTATTATTGGACCATCCTTGTTTATCTTGAATTTGTTTACAGATACATTAGGATCTTACATTCAAAACATTATTCAGATGAGTTTCCGAATTGCTCCGTTAGATGAAGCAAATCGTAACTGGATTAACGGATGGACTATTTTCTATTGGGCTTGGTGGATTTCTTGGTCTCCATTTGTGGGAATATTTATTGCTCGAGTATCGAAAGGCCGAACGATTCGTGAATTTATTATTGGCGTTCTGTTAATGCCAGCATTTGTTAGCTTTATCTGGTTTGCTGTTTTCGGTTCAACGGCCATGGATGTTCAACAAGCTGGTGCAATTGATTTAGCTGCTCTAAAGCCAGAAGAAATATTATTTGCTGTATTTAGTCAATTCCAATATAGTACGGTAATTACCATCATCGCGATCGTGTTAATTAGTACATTCTTTATTACGTCAGCAGATTCTGCAACGTTTGTATTAGGAATGCAAACAACATACGGATCTTTGACACCACCTGCGAACGTTAAATTAACGTGGGGAGTGGCTCAGTCATTAGTTGCAGTTATCTTGCTTTACAGTGGGGGGCTACAAGCGCTCCAAAATGCCTTAATTGTCGCAGCTTTTCCATTTTCCATTATCATGTTATTGATGATGATTTCATTGTATAAAGCATTGATGATTGAGAAAAAGGAACTAGGCTTATATTTAAAGCCAAAACCTAAGAAAAAAGTTTAAAGAAGGAACTCGGCATTTGCCGAGTTTTTTTCTTTAATGATGACTCTTTTCGTATACATTGTGGCGATTTCACCTGATTTTGAATAATTCTCCCACATTTCACGTTGATTCCCAACGAATATTGACGGATCCAGCTGCAGTGGCTAGGGACTCGGGCATTTGTCAGACCACTACGTGAAGCAGGCTTCACTGCGTGTTCTGCCAGATGCCTGCCGTCCCTGAGCAGCCACTTCCGCTTTTCGTAAATGATGCCCGAAACAAAGCTTTATCATAGATAATAAACTGATACGAAAAGCCATAGTCTTTGCGAAAACAGCCTTAATGAATGGTGTCACATTAAATGTTACATTTCGAATAGGAAAAGTTGCAATACCCCAAAAAACTAGCCAGTATTTTTCCAATGTGTCAAGAGCAAGAAATTTTACAATAAAATCAATTTAATAAATTAATGCAGAGTATTTATTTGTTCTAATCTGTAAATGCCCACCCACTTTTTCAGTCCTTGCATATATTACATAGTGAACGACCTAATGGAGGTGAAGTTTTCATGTATGGTTATGGTGGATATGGCTACGGTGGCGGCTGTGGATACGGCGGTGGCGGTTATGCTGGTGGATTTGCGTTAATCGTAGTATTGTTTATTCTATTAATTATCGTTGGTGCAGCTTTCGTTTACTAAGAATACAGAAAAAGGGGTACAATGGAAGTAATTCGATTGTATCCTTTTTTTTAAAAAGTAAGAAATAAATCATAGTAAAACTTCTGTTAGGTCTAGCTTCAGGCGTTTCAACTGTTGGTAAAAGAAGGCCCATTTCGTATTAGTTGTTCCCAATTGATCTAACTATTGGTTAGATTCTCTATGTTTTTGTTGATTCACATCAATCGGAGACGAAATGAAACATCAAAACAAGGCTATCTTACTGTTAATTAATTGGTACGAAAAGCAACAATCTTTGCGAATTCAGCCTATCAGAAAGTTAGGTAAAGTAAAGGTGGACAAGCATGAAAAAAAAACAGAAGAAACAACATCTATCCTATTTGATAATAGGCTTAATTCCAGTAGTGATATTTTCTTTATATTATGTGAATAATAACCAAACCCTGAAAAATGTAAATGTTCAAGATTCAGAAACGAAAAATTTTATTGATGAAATTCCTGGTGAATTTATACCGATCTATCAGGCTGCTGAAGAAGAATACGGGGTCCAATGGACATTATTAGCAGCTCATCACCGCGTTGAAACCCGCTTCTCCAAAATGGAAGTGATGGTATCTCCAGTTGGAGCAATTGGTCCGATGCAGTTTATGCCTTGTACATTCGTCGGGTGGGGACATCCTACTTGTGATGGGCTCGGTGGAGGGGACATCACAGATCAAGAACTAACTAACCCGGATAGAATTAAAGAATTCGGTGGGTACGGAGTCGATGCAAATGGAGACGGGATAGCAGATCCGTGGGATATAGAAGATGCTATTTTTACTGCAGCGAAGTATTTGGCACGTAACGGAGCAAGTGAAGGTGAAGTTGAGAAAGCAGTGTTTGCTTACAATCACAGCGATGAATATGTGGAATCGGTTATGTTTTATTTGAATAAATATGAGAAAAGTTTAGAAGAGGATAGTGTGCCGACGACGGTTTGGTGAAGGAAGTCCAATGTCTTTTTTTACAATTGCTTGATTTCGCAAAAATCGTTGCTTTTTGAATCAGTATATAAGAAGATAGATGACTTTGCTTCGGGGCATCATCTCGTCTATTTTTGATGAAAATAAACAACATCATGCTGAATGAAATTTAAAATTTAATGAAATAGCAACTATGCATGTGTAAAGAGTCATACCAAACTTAATAAATGCAACATCACATCTACAATCTAAAAAGGAGCCTATCAATATAGGCTCCTTTTTAGATTATTTAATTAGGTAGCTTTTCTCATAGACTTCATAATCAAACTTAAAATGAATACAAAGATGATCGCACCAATTAGAGCAGGAACAATTGCAATACCCGCAAGGTCTGGTCCCATATTCCCAAAGATTAAACCACCTAACCATGCTCCGATGATACCCGCAATAATATTACCAATAATTCCACCTGGTACATCTTTACCTAATATTAATCCAGCTAACCAACCAATGATTCCACCAACAATTAAGTATAATATAAACGACATATTATTTTCCTCCTTGACTTTTTATTATTATCGTGTGTCTACTTATTAATTAACCATTTTAGATCAAAGCTAAACCTATCTAATAAAATCATTTATTGAATGAGGTCAATATGGTACATTGAATGAGAATTAATCATGATTGTAAAGGTGTGTTATCGTAATGAACAAAGTAGTTATTTTCTTACTCGTGGGGATTCTCACAGGGTGTGGAATAATTGATGTCGAAGAAAAAGCAACATCAACAAGTGTTATAACATCTGATTTCGAAAAAGAAGAAGTCGAGCTGGTTCGATCAATTGATGGCGATACAATTAAAGTAAGCTATCGTGGTGATGAAGAAAATATTCGACTCCTCTTAATTGATACTCCTGAAACGAATCACCCTCAGCTTGGTGTACAGCCTTTTGGGCAAGAAGCAAAAGAGTTCACCATGGATTTAGTCGAAAACGCCGACATGCTTGAACTTGAATTCGATATCGGCCAAAAAAGAGACAAATATCAACGATTATTAGCTTATGTATACGCTGATGGAGTAATGGTGCAGGAGCTTTTGGTGAGAGAAGGGTTAGCGAGAGTTGCTTATGTGTATCCACCGAATACGAGGTATGTAGACCAATTAAAAGGACTTCAAGAGCATGCACAAGGGTCCGCTCTTGGAATTTGGTCAGTGGAAAACTATGCCACTTCTGAAGGATTTGATAAAGAGGTCCTTGAACCGAAACAGGAAGAAAAGCGTGTAGATGGTTGTCAAATAAAAGGTAATATCAATTCCAAGGGTGAGCGAATATACCATACTGAACAATCTAGATGGTATGAACAAACGGATCCCGAGGTTTGGTTTTGTAATGAAAAAGAAGCTCAAGAAGCAGGGTTTAGGGCACCACTTTGAGATTCCCGTAAATCATTGAATTAAAAAAATCATATATCCAAGATTGAGAAGAAATTCTTCGAAATGATGAGGATATAAAAAAACACGCTCAGTCATATAACGGGTTTACTTCAGAGGTGCAAACG encodes:
- a CDS encoding glycine betaine uptake BCCT transporter, with amino-acid sequence MKKISSVFWITLGIVVAAVLFGVLAPTVFETATSEMQGFITQTFGWYYLILVSVFVIFCIFLIFSPIGTIRLGKPDDRPEFSNATWFAMLFSAGMGIGLVFWGAAEPIYHFTSPPTAEALSDKALKDAMRYTFFHWGVHAWAIYAIVALALGYFKFRKGAPGLISSTLSPLFGDKVKGPLGTVIDVLAVFATVVGVATTLGFGAKQINGGLSYLFGIEINFTYQLIIIGVVTVLFMISAWSGLGKGIKYLSNTNLVLAVVLLLLMFIIGPSLFILNLFTDTLGSYIQNIIQMSFRIAPLDEANRNWINGWTIFYWAWWISWSPFVGIFIARVSKGRTIREFIIGVLLMPAFVSFIWFAVFGSTAMDVQQAGAIDLAALKPEEILFAVFSQFQYSTVITIIAIVLISTFFITSADSATFVLGMQTTYGSLTPPANVKLTWGVAQSLVAVILLYSGGLQALQNALIVAAFPFSIIMLLMMISLYKALMIEKKELGLYLKPKPKKKV
- the map gene encoding type I methionyl aminopeptidase, coding for MIVQTEEQLEKLKKIGKIVATIRDEMRSETKPGITTKALDDIGGRLFEEYGAISGPKGEYDFPGYTCISVNEEVAHGIPSDRVIKDGDLVNIDVSGSFDGYFADTGISFVVGENEDLSRLCEATERVFQHAVKKAKAGSKKNGIGKAVSAAAKKEGYTVIMNLTGHGIGKSLHEAPDHILNYYDAWDNSLLQEGLVIAFEPFVSSGAEEIIESGDGWTLVTEDKSYVAQIEHTIVITKDEPILLTK
- a CDS encoding YjcZ family sporulation protein produces the protein MYGYGGYGYGGGCGYGGGGYAGGFALIVVLFILLIIVGAAFVY
- a CDS encoding CidA/LrgA family protein, coding for MKKWWMIIGQMAFLSGLYEFGVFLVQHFSLPIPGNVLGMVLLLLLLAAGVVKVEWIEETCTLLLKHMAFFFVPISVGIMTLGGLIKQSGSILLLILLFSTSIGLIATGASSQYVARKKEEVRHG
- a CDS encoding mechanosensitive ion channel family protein, which produces MEQLADWIEHYNVWDLVLSVSVLVVIFIIRIALLWSLRKAGIHQKALKSLLNWVTFYAILLFFLFYYSDSAWIQSEWIKFGKIHITPSLIIIAVLIVSLAYRLSKLLTEALLPSLYSRYSVNKGLQYTLSRMVHYVIMVTAFLMSLSTVGINLSALTVFAGLISVGIGFGLQNIASNFISGIILLFERQIEVGDRIIINDIIGDVQQIKMRATIVKTLTNEHIIVPNSYFLEEQVVNRSYSDSRLKMVIPFGVAYGTDVEALRKLLEDLVREESEKRVSVLTKPAPYVNFIEFGDSSLNFELFVWISNPYDYVMLRSEFYYKIYHLLNEHNIEIPFPQRDVNIKNGYSEQESS
- a CDS encoding LrgB family protein, with amino-acid sequence MANLLMTIFTLCLTVLAYWLSIELAKKYRYPFTTPLFLSTLIIIGLFMVMDISYQDYSTANTLLTYLLGPATVALALPIYKNRKIIITYFRPALVGILVGSLVTISSAIFLAHILHLGNEIELSLSLKSITTPVAVEVAEVIGANISLSAAFVVVTGILGAMFGPWLLTKAKVIHPVSRGLALGVISHGIGTSEAVKEGQLEGAVAGSAMGVTSLLLSLVLPMLL
- a CDS encoding AAA family ATPase; amino-acid sequence: MKFVLVFGPQAVGKMTVGQELAKITGLKLFHNHMTIDLVSNFFDYGTKEGKRLVGMFRQEIFEEVSKSSLGGMIFTYVWAFNMQDDWDYVNQVSQLFESRGGTVYFVELEADLEERLERNKSSNRLEHKPSKRDIEWSEGDLKKSMEQYRLNSFEGEIKYSNYIKVNNTNLSADEVAEIIKEKFQL
- a CDS encoding glycerate kinase, which gives rise to MKKIVIAPDSFKGSLTSFEAVEAISKGIQDIEPNVKLVNFPMSDGGEGFLQCLHLYDRTFVQVDVPVKNLYGKKTVSPILWNEAQKIACIESARILGLNLVKEEDRDPMNASSQGIGELILHCKDLGAEKIIIALGGTGTIDGGIGCLAALGVQFFDALNNKLPPLPASLGKIDSVSFKYVKSDLLRLNLVLAADVTAVLLGSNGAVKGYGPQKGLKSDEIPQLEVGMNHFANHLNAVSGKGIHLIEGTGAAGGLGYSLAACFQATFISGTSLLFKYSQISTAIKEADLVITGEGTFDDQTIQGKLPWKIIQLSNQFNVPVWVFAGTVVEVDRPQDALKKANVYSIRTKHMTKQESMYQAPDLLRQKVAIQLKKNPSLRVNGWKENTEG